In Mercurialis annua linkage group LG5, ddMerAnnu1.2, whole genome shotgun sequence, a single genomic region encodes these proteins:
- the LOC126681210 gene encoding beta-fructofuranosidase, cell wall isozyme-like → MAMVNILISLKFFAIFAIFFGYGVLDLEASHHVYHVDNLETSATAASESYRTAYHFQPPKNWMNDPNGPMIYKGIYHLFYQYNPKGVMWGNIVWAHSTSKDLVNWTPHEPALYPSQQSDINGTWSGSATFLTGGKPAMLYTGIDPLGQQVQNLATPKNSSDPYLIEWVKSAQNPIMEPTTQNQLNASSFRDPTTAWLGSDNHWRVVIGSKINRRGLLILYRSKDFVNWVKAKKPMHSAEGTGMWECPDFYPVGVDSVNGVDLPKLGPGIKHVLKVSLDDTKHDYYTIGKYDDKKDIYTPNYGSIDGDLGLRYDYGKFYASKTFFDSAKNRRILWGWINESSTIDDDMKKGWSGLQAVPRTILLDKSRMQLVQWPIQEIEKLRYNPVRLAGKVLKGGGARKVSGFTAAQANVEISFKVTNLEKAEVLNKDVNPQLLCSQKGTTVKGNIGPIGLHLFASKGMEEHTSVFFRIFRVQNKYKVLMCSDQSRSSLNPTTDKTTYGTFLEVDPLNEELSLRCLIDHSIVESFGGKGKSCITARVYPELAINENANLYAFNYGKESVTITNFSAWSMKKAQIN, encoded by the exons ATGGCAatggttaatattttaatttctttaaagtTTTTCGCGATTTTCGCGATCTTTTTCGGCTACGGAGTTCTTGATCTTGAAGCTTCTCACCATGTTTACCATGTTGATAATCTTGAAACTTCTGCTACTGCCGCAAGTGAATCTTACAGAACTGCTTATCATTTTCAGCCACCAAAGAATTGGATGAATG ATCCAAATG GGCCAATGATTTACAAGGGAATTTACCATCTTTTCTACCAATATAATCCCAAAGGAGTAATGTGGGGTAACATAGTGTGGGCCCACTCAACATCAAAAGACTTAGTAAACTGGACCCCACACGAGCCAGCTCTATATCCATCTCAGCAATCCGACATCAACGGCACCTGGTCCGGCTCCGCCACGTTTCTGACAGGTGGCAAGCCGGCCATGCTCTACACCGGAATTGATCCATTGGGCCAACAAGTCCAAAATCTAGCCACGCCCAAAAACTCATCCGACCCGTACCTGATCGAATGGGTCAAGTCAGCCCAAAACCCAATAATGGAACCCACCACCCAAAACCAACTCAATGCTAGTTCATTTAGAGACCCGACAACCGCATGGTTAGGATCCGATAACCATTGGAGGGTAGTGATTGGAAGCAAAATTAACAGAAGAGGATTATTAATTCTTTATAGGAGTAAAGATTTTGTTAATTGGGTCAAAGCAAAAAAGCCCATGCATTCAGCTGAAGGAACGGGTATGTGGGAATGCCCGGACTTTTACCCGGTTGGAGTTGATTCGGTTAACGGGGTGGATTTGCCCAAATTAGGACCCGGGATTAAGCATGTACTTAAAGTGAGTTTAGATGATACTAAACATGATTATTACACAATTGGAAAATATGATGATAAGAAGGATATTTATACCCCTAATTATGGATCAATTGATGGTGATTTAGGATTAagatatgattatggaaaatttTATGCTTCAAAGACTTTTTTTGATAGTGCTAAAAATAGAAGAATTTTATGGGGTTGGATTAATGAATCATCAACCATTGATGATGACATGAAGAAAGGTTGGTCTGGTCTTCAG GCTGTTCCAAGAACTATTTTGCTAGACAAATCAAGAATGCAACTCGTACAATGGCCAATTCAAGAAATTGAAAAGCTTCGTTATAATCCAGTCCGATTGGCCGGAAAAGTCCTCAAAGGAGGAGGAGCTCGTAAAGTTTCCGGTTTCACCGCAGCTCAGGCAA ATGTGGAGATTTCATTTAAGGTAACAAATCTAGAGAAAGCAGAAGTATTAAATAAAGATGTGAACCCACAATTACTATGTAGCCAAAAGGGTACAACAGTAAAAGGCAATATAGGTCCAATTGGGTTGCACCTTTTTGCTTCAAAAGGAATGGAAGAGCACACTTCTGTCTTCTTTAGAATATTCAGGGTCCAAAACAAGTACAAGGTGCTCATGTGCAGTGACCAAAGCAG GTCTTCTCTGAATCCTACTACTGATAAGACAACTTATGGGACTTTCTTGGAAGTTGACCCTCTTAATGAAGAACTCTCTTTAAGATGCTTG ATTGATCACTCAATAGTGGAGAGTTTTGGTGGGAAAGGAAAAAGCTGCATTACAGCAAGAGTTTATCCAGAGTTGGCTATAAATGAAAATGCCAACTTATATGCCTTTAACTATGGAAAAGAGAGTGTCACCATCACAAATTTTAGTGCTTGGAGCATGAAGAAGGCTCAAATCAATTGA